A region of Chlamydiales bacterium STE3 DNA encodes the following proteins:
- a CDS encoding hypothetical protein (Product derived from UniProtKB/Trembl:Q6MEE3) — MKNVFSWAILMAILVAPIYPAQLMHRALTTTDQEKKVFLWEEKLLNPFDELIVSWDAKRPEQGSYLIRVSLLIKEWSPWLDYAIWSPDDQRTFKNSLPNANVQVYQDAVEVLNGNKATGFRVWVVARGDVALEQFETLHISATNRATQTVAGPDSKNISINLDVAGLSQMTLPDERYLRLCSPTSTTAALRFLLGSLELSPIAFADKVVDSAFDIYGNWILNTAQAFHELGNPWHCYVARLNSFSQIIDQLNKGFPVVVSVKGPLKGSALPYESGHLLVVKGYDSATNEVFCMDPAFANDESTLVKYELNDFMEAWRRKLGIAYIFDQ; from the coding sequence ATGAAGAATGTTTTTTCTTGGGCGATTCTAATGGCAATTCTAGTTGCTCCAATTTACCCAGCTCAACTAATGCATCGAGCGCTTACTACAACAGATCAAGAAAAGAAAGTTTTCCTTTGGGAAGAAAAACTGCTAAATCCTTTCGATGAGTTGATCGTGTCTTGGGATGCTAAAAGGCCTGAGCAAGGTTCTTACCTAATCCGTGTAAGCCTTCTTATTAAGGAATGGTCTCCTTGGCTTGATTATGCTATCTGGAGTCCTGATGATCAACGCACATTTAAAAACAGCTTGCCTAATGCAAATGTACAAGTCTATCAAGATGCCGTAGAGGTTTTAAATGGCAATAAGGCTACAGGATTCAGAGTCTGGGTTGTTGCGAGAGGCGATGTTGCCTTAGAGCAGTTTGAAACATTGCATATTTCTGCCACAAATCGCGCCACTCAAACAGTTGCGGGGCCAGATTCTAAAAACATCTCGATCAATTTAGACGTGGCAGGACTTTCACAAATGACATTGCCTGATGAACGTTATTTGCGTCTATGTTCTCCTACATCAACAACCGCTGCACTACGGTTCTTACTAGGTTCATTAGAGCTCTCTCCAATTGCCTTTGCAGACAAGGTCGTTGATTCTGCATTTGATATCTATGGAAATTGGATTTTAAACACAGCTCAAGCTTTTCACGAACTCGGCAATCCTTGGCATTGCTATGTTGCTCGTCTAAATTCTTTTAGCCAAATTATTGATCAGCTGAATAAAGGATTTCCTGTGGTCGTAAGTGTGAAAGGACCATTGAAAGGCAGTGCTCTGCCTTACGAGTCAGGGCATCTACTTGTCGTTAAAGGCTATGATTCAGCAACAAATGAAGTTTTTTGCATGGATCCTGCATTTGCTAACGATGAGAGCACTCTTGTCAAGTACGAACTCAATGATTTTATGGAAGCTTGGCGAAGAAAGTTAGGTATTGCTTACATTTTTGATCAGTAA